One window from the genome of Actinoplanes teichomyceticus ATCC 31121 encodes:
- a CDS encoding DUF4244 domain-containing protein has translation MRTEAADAGMSTAEYAVGTLAAVAFAGVLLKIVTSPAVQSALSGLITKALK, from the coding sequence CTGCGTACCGAAGCGGCCGATGCCGGGATGAGCACCGCGGAGTACGCGGTGGGCACCCTGGCCGCGGTCGCCTTCGCCGGCGTCCTGCTCAAGATCGTGACAAGCCCGGCCGTGCAGAGCGCGCTGTCCGGCCTGATCACCAAGGCGCTCAAGTGA